The following are encoded in a window of Acropora muricata isolate sample 2 chromosome 6, ASM3666990v1, whole genome shotgun sequence genomic DNA:
- the LOC136920688 gene encoding ribosomal RNA-processing protein 7 homolog A-like, translating into MASDLAGFRTICVKSNEKCVSYHYLYYKKHETREKDESKPQDKTLFVVNIPPYCTKRALKHIFRSCGSVQNVDIVKHPGAQTEETTSLVLPPDTVKGFKVGFVVFKKLSSLDAALNLDSSTVKVLSTPKHPVVTGMKKWVQEYQMQYPDASRLQAEVNEFMANYDAKKEQLDKEAAEARNQPDEEGWITVGSSGRKAGARIKDVMELQERRKKKPELLNFYRFQIRETKREFIANLRKKFEEDKKRIAEMKSARKFRPY; encoded by the exons ATGGCGTCCGACTTGGCTGGATTTCGCACAATTTGCGTAAAAAGTAACGAAAAATGCGTCTCTTATCATTATTTATATTACAAAAAGCACGAAACAAGAGAAAAGGATGAATCAAAACCACAAGATAAGACACTTTTTGTAGTGAATATACCTCCATACTGCACAAAG AGAGCATTAAAGCACATATTTAGAAGCTGTGGAAGTGTACAAAATGTTGACATTGTTAAGCATCCTGGAGCACAAACAGAGGAAACAACAAGTTTAGTCCTCCCTCCTGATACAGTAAAG GGGTTTAAAGTTggatttgttgttttcaaaaagttgtcatctTTAGATGCAGCACTCAATTTGGACAGCTCTACTGTGAAAGTGTTGTCCACACCAAAACATCCTGTTGTTACTGGAATGAAAA AATGGGTTCAAGAGTATCAAATGCAATATCCTGATGCCTCACGGTTACAGGCAGAAGTTAATGAATTTATGGCAAACTATGATGCAAAAAAGGAACAG TTAGACAAAGAGGCTGCAGAAGCAAGAAATCAACCTGACGAGGAAGGGTGGATCACTGTGGGCAGCAGTGGTCGCAAAGCTGGTGCTCGTATCAAAGATGTCATGGAGCTGCaagaaagacgaaaaaagaAG cCAGAACTTTTGAATTTCTACCGATTTCAAATCCGAGAGACCAAGAGAGAAT TTATCGCCAATTTGAGGAAGAAGTTTGAAGAAGACAAGAAAAGAATTGCGGAAATGAAGTCGGCTCGAAAGTTTCGACCATATTGa